One region of Flavobacteriales bacterium genomic DNA includes:
- a CDS encoding cytochrome c, with amino-acid sequence MRLLFLLSFVLFGFNSFAQVSWQAPESAKEINNPYAGNKIAAQKGQVLYSKLCWTCHGKNGKGDGPAATNLKPKPRDFSSADLQKQTDGELFWKLSNGKGMMVPYKHSLNEEKRWQLINYIRTLSAK; translated from the coding sequence ATGCGATTATTATTTTTGCTTTCATTTGTGTTGTTTGGATTTAACTCTTTTGCTCAAGTGTCGTGGCAAGCTCCAGAGTCGGCTAAAGAGATTAACAATCCGTATGCTGGTAATAAAATAGCAGCTCAAAAAGGTCAAGTGTTATACTCTAAGTTGTGTTGGACGTGTCATGGCAAAAACGGAAAAGGTGATGGCCCTGCCGCTACCAACCTTAAGCCCAAACCTAGGGATTTTTCGTCTGCTGACCTACAAAAACAAACTGACGGCGAGTTGTTTTGGAAGTTGTCAAACGGCAAGGGCATGATGGTGCCCTACAAACACTCTTTGAATGAAGAAAAACGCTGGCAACTAATAAACTATATAAGAACCCTAAGCGCAAAGTAG
- a CDS encoding aldehyde dehydrogenase family protein translates to MNDTFGIQEALKELGLKEINNGSSTGSDCFSSGELLESYSPVDGKLIGKVRCSTKEDYEKVMSAATSAFKNWRTVPAPKRGEVVRQFGDKLRTHKEALGKLVSYEMGKSYQEGLGEVQEMIDICDFAVGLSRQLHGLTMHSERPGHRMYEQYHPLGVVGIISAFNFPVAVWCWNTALAWIAGDTCVWKGSEKTPLCSVACQNLIAEVLKENDLEEGISCIVTGNYEVGEMMTNDKRMPLISATGSSRMGQIVGATVASRFGKSLLELGGNNAIIITPTADLKIVVPGAVFGAVGTCGQRCTSTRRLIIHESVYDTVKNSIVSAYQQIKIGNPLDENNHVGPLIDKDAVGMYQDALTKVVEEGGKVLVEGGVLEGSGYESGCYVKPAIAEAKNDFAIVQHETFAPILYLIKYSGELENAIEIQNDVPQGLSSAIMTSNLKDAEKFLASSGSDCGIANVNIGTSGAEIGGAFGGEKETGGGRESGSDAWKIYMRRQTNTINYSDELPLAQGIKFDL, encoded by the coding sequence ATGAACGATACGTTTGGAATACAAGAGGCATTAAAAGAATTAGGTTTAAAAGAAATCAACAACGGCAGCTCTACTGGTAGCGATTGTTTTTCTAGCGGAGAGCTTTTAGAGTCGTATTCTCCTGTTGATGGAAAATTAATTGGAAAAGTAAGGTGCAGCACCAAAGAGGATTATGAAAAGGTTATGTCGGCAGCTACCTCTGCGTTCAAAAATTGGAGAACAGTACCTGCCCCAAAACGTGGTGAAGTGGTTCGTCAATTCGGAGATAAACTAAGAACACACAAAGAAGCTTTGGGAAAGTTAGTTTCTTATGAAATGGGCAAATCTTATCAAGAAGGTTTGGGTGAGGTTCAAGAAATGATTGACATTTGTGATTTTGCGGTTGGATTGTCTAGACAATTACACGGTTTGACTATGCATTCTGAACGTCCAGGACACAGAATGTACGAACAATATCATCCTTTAGGAGTGGTGGGCATTATTTCTGCCTTCAATTTTCCAGTGGCTGTGTGGTGTTGGAACACCGCTTTGGCGTGGATAGCTGGTGACACTTGTGTGTGGAAAGGTTCTGAAAAAACGCCATTATGCTCAGTGGCTTGTCAAAACTTAATTGCTGAAGTCTTAAAAGAAAACGATTTAGAAGAAGGTATTTCTTGTATCGTGACTGGTAACTACGAAGTTGGTGAAATGATGACCAACGACAAACGTATGCCGCTAATCTCAGCAACAGGCTCATCAAGAATGGGACAAATAGTAGGGGCAACAGTGGCGAGTCGTTTCGGTAAATCGTTGCTAGAGCTTGGCGGAAACAACGCTATCATTATCACGCCAACCGCTGACCTAAAAATAGTTGTTCCTGGCGCTGTATTCGGTGCGGTCGGAACCTGTGGGCAACGATGTACCTCAACAAGGCGTTTAATTATTCATGAATCTGTTTATGACACCGTTAAAAACTCTATTGTTAGCGCGTACCAACAGATTAAAATTGGAAATCCTTTAGACGAAAACAACCACGTTGGGCCGTTAATTGACAAAGATGCTGTGGGCATGTATCAGGACGCGCTAACTAAAGTTGTTGAAGAGGGTGGTAAAGTCTTGGTTGAGGGTGGTGTGTTAGAGGGTTCTGGCTACGAAAGTGGGTGTTATGTAAAACCAGCTATTGCTGAAGCAAAGAACGATTTTGCTATCGTTCAACACGAAACTTTTGCTCCAATATTATACTTAATTAAGTATTCTGGTGAATTAGAAAACGCTATTGAAATACAAAACGATGTGCCACAAGGCTTGTCGTCTGCTATCATGACCTCTAACCTTAAAGACGCTGAAAAGTTTTTGGCTTCTTCTGGTTCTGATTGTGGTATTGCCAATGTCAACATTGGTACTTCTGGCGCAGAAATAGGTGGTGCTTTTGGTGGCGAAAAAGAAACTGGTGGTGGTAGAGAATCAGGCTCTGATGCTTGGAAAATATATATGCGTCGTCAGACCAACACCATTAATTATTCTGATGAACTACCGCTTGCTCAAGGCATAAAATTCGACTTATAA
- a CDS encoding T9SS type A sorting domain-containing protein, which translates to MNKFCFLFFAFFVGVNFSYAQCTTENALGCECEDANDTSCDLLPDITVSWQWGIGDYEEFPPGEGLQNGEINYPENWFEITPEVEAMGRIRVGARTPNIGSGPLNLRGVDKDGYRWMICYDSGVADTFSVYDPDWNEQSYCPDNSTPKHISIQRVYHKNADGSMDFYEVMVGTMEYHPTHGHMHFNEWTIMSLRIPDPNNMENPLEWEVVGDGAKVGFCVMDLGNCSSVNAGCRDDESVYNEGNLLSQDDFPNYGLGGGEYGCSPISQGISVGYNDTYGSYLDGMFLNIPLGTCNGDYAVVLEVPQVMLEERLDNNFTWFPVTLTQQSEVPNVPEITSSATNLVCEGENVSLSIDAPDNTTLLWSNGSTSESIEINQAGTYSVTINSEEFDCPATKNIVVSTISNPSFDSVTICKNESAELTVGSEHDVTWYDENMNVVGSGLSFTTPVLNESVNYYVTNSFSDNNVGPEQHEGDSNYSGGSNAIGFLSFDALSAFTLESVSVYTEEPAERKFILMNEAGEVIAEHTEFIGFCADEPQVVVLNFEVPAGVNYQIGTDAEVNVSSVGGENPQLKRTGTNGGLSYPYVLDGKVSINKAVYYGQGIDNSGGDDYTTYYYYLYNWVIVGEPIECNPVVFPVTVEDCSSIDEILVDISIYPNPTEGLVAINLSLEKENNVGLTLSNSLGQMVYYENLGKLTKLDKSFDWSMLPKGIYTISFNINNQKTFEKIVLQ; encoded by the coding sequence ATGAACAAGTTCTGCTTCTTATTTTTTGCTTTTTTTGTCGGTGTTAATTTTTCTTATGCTCAATGTACAACCGAAAACGCTTTGGGTTGTGAGTGTGAAGACGCAAACGACACTTCTTGTGATTTACTACCTGATATTACTGTTTCTTGGCAATGGGGTATAGGTGACTATGAAGAGTTTCCTCCTGGTGAAGGTTTGCAAAACGGTGAAATTAACTACCCTGAAAATTGGTTTGAAATAACCCCAGAAGTCGAAGCTATGGGCAGGATAAGAGTGGGGGCAAGAACGCCTAATATTGGTTCTGGTCCATTAAATTTAAGAGGTGTTGACAAAGACGGATATAGATGGATGATTTGCTACGATAGTGGTGTTGCTGACACCTTTTCAGTTTATGATCCTGATTGGAACGAACAAAGTTATTGTCCTGATAACAGCACTCCTAAACACATTTCTATTCAAAGAGTATATCATAAAAATGCTGACGGAAGCATGGATTTTTATGAAGTAATGGTGGGCACAATGGAGTATCACCCTACACATGGACACATGCACTTTAACGAATGGACAATAATGTCTTTACGTATTCCTGACCCCAACAACATGGAAAACCCTCTAGAGTGGGAAGTTGTCGGCGATGGTGCAAAAGTTGGTTTTTGTGTAATGGACCTCGGAAACTGTAGTAGTGTAAATGCGGGTTGTAGAGACGATGAGTCTGTTTACAACGAGGGAAACCTTCTTTCACAAGACGACTTTCCTAACTATGGTCTTGGTGGTGGTGAATATGGCTGTAGCCCTATTTCACAAGGTATTTCTGTAGGGTATAACGACACTTATGGTTCGTATTTAGATGGTATGTTTTTGAATATTCCATTAGGCACTTGTAATGGAGACTATGCTGTTGTTTTAGAGGTTCCTCAGGTGATGCTTGAAGAGCGTCTGGATAACAATTTCACATGGTTTCCAGTAACTTTAACACAACAATCTGAAGTACCAAACGTACCAGAAATTACAAGTTCTGCTACTAACTTGGTTTGTGAGGGAGAAAACGTTTCTTTATCTATAGACGCTCCTGACAACACAACTTTGTTGTGGTCAAACGGAAGCACCTCTGAGTCTATTGAAATTAATCAGGCTGGAACGTATTCAGTAACAATAAATAGCGAAGAGTTTGATTGTCCTGCCACAAAAAATATTGTTGTTTCTACTATCAGTAATCCTAGTTTTGATTCAGTAACCATTTGTAAAAACGAAAGCGCTGAGTTAACTGTAGGTTCAGAACACGATGTTACTTGGTACGATGAAAATATGAATGTTGTAGGCTCAGGTCTTAGCTTTACAACACCAGTATTAAACGAAAGTGTTAACTATTATGTCACTAATAGTTTTTCTGATAACAATGTAGGTCCTGAGCAACATGAGGGAGATTCAAATTATAGTGGAGGTTCAAATGCTATTGGCTTTCTTTCTTTTGATGCTTTGAGCGCGTTTACTTTAGAAAGTGTAAGTGTTTATACAGAAGAACCTGCTGAAAGAAAATTTATATTGATGAATGAGGCTGGTGAGGTTATCGCTGAACATACTGAATTTATCGGTTTTTGTGCTGATGAACCTCAAGTGGTCGTGTTAAACTTTGAGGTTCCTGCTGGAGTAAATTATCAAATTGGCACAGATGCTGAAGTAAATGTAAGTAGTGTTGGCGGAGAAAACCCACAACTGAAAAGAACAGGTACTAATGGTGGTTTGTCATACCCATATGTATTAGACGGAAAGGTCTCTATTAATAAAGCTGTTTATTACGGACAAGGTATAGACAATAGTGGTGGTGATGATTATACAACTTACTACTACTACTTATATAATTGGGTAATTGTTGGCGAGCCTATTGAGTGTAATCCTGTTGTTTTTCCTGTAACAGTAGAAGATTGTAGCTCTATAGATGAGATTCTTGTAGATATAAGTATATATCCTAACCCGACCGAAGGGCTTGTTGCTATAAACCTAAGCCTCGAAAAAGAAAATAATGTAGGTTTGACTTTAAGCAACTCTTTAGGTCAAATGGTATATTATGAAAACTTAGGAAAATTGACTAAATTAGATAAGTCTTTTGATTGGTCAATGCTACCAAAAGGTATTTACACTATAAGCTTTAATATAAACAATCAGAAAACGTTTGAAAAGATTGTCCTTCAATAA
- the rseP gene encoding RIP metalloprotease RseP, with translation MEEIIIKAGQLLLSLSILVILHELGHYIPAKLFKTRVEKFYLFFDPWFSLFKKKVGDTEYGVGWLPLGGYVKISGMIDESMDKEQMKKPPQPWEFRSKPAWQRLIIMLGGVTVNVILAFVIYSFSLVIWGEKYLPSEKATYGIHCDSLALAAGFQNGDIIYSIDGSKVDRFARENGSLHSEMIQKLILDDAKIITVVRSGKQLDVPFTEEVKNAVLAKTPLFSPNIPFVIGGFSEGSVMKKAGAQVGDRIVTINNRPMGFAGDVIAYTPSLKGDSATVVVDRNGQEKEFSVFLEEGIMGVQLTSFSSLYELETEQYNVLTVFPAALKKTQSEIANYLKQFKLIKKSPESVGGFISIGSIFPPVWDWQRFWSLTAFLSIMLAVLNLLPIPALDGGHVMFLLYEVVTRRKPNEKVMEYAQTLGVILLLGLVLYANGNDIFKLLS, from the coding sequence ATGGAAGAAATAATAATTAAAGCAGGACAACTTCTCTTAAGTTTGTCAATATTGGTCATCTTACACGAACTTGGACACTATATTCCAGCTAAATTATTTAAAACCCGAGTAGAAAAATTTTATCTGTTTTTTGATCCTTGGTTTTCTCTTTTTAAAAAGAAAGTAGGCGACACTGAATATGGTGTAGGTTGGCTACCTCTTGGTGGGTATGTTAAGATTTCTGGTATGATAGACGAGTCTATGGACAAAGAGCAAATGAAAAAACCTCCTCAGCCTTGGGAGTTTCGCTCAAAACCCGCTTGGCAACGACTCATCATAATGTTGGGTGGTGTTACTGTAAATGTTATTCTAGCTTTCGTTATTTACTCTTTTAGTTTGGTGATATGGGGAGAAAAATATTTGCCTAGTGAAAAGGCGACTTACGGCATACATTGTGATTCTCTAGCTTTAGCTGCGGGTTTTCAAAACGGCGATATAATATATTCCATCGACGGAAGCAAAGTAGATCGTTTTGCTAGAGAAAACGGAAGTCTGCATTCAGAAATGATACAAAAGCTGATTCTAGATGATGCTAAAATAATTACTGTAGTAAGGAGTGGCAAACAATTAGATGTGCCGTTTACAGAAGAGGTCAAAAATGCTGTTTTAGCAAAAACACCGCTGTTCTCGCCAAATATACCTTTTGTTATTGGGGGTTTTAGCGAGGGTTCTGTGATGAAAAAAGCAGGAGCTCAAGTTGGCGACCGAATAGTTACTATTAACAATAGGCCCATGGGGTTTGCGGGTGACGTCATTGCTTACACGCCATCACTAAAAGGAGATTCTGCAACTGTTGTGGTGGACAGAAACGGACAAGAAAAAGAATTTAGCGTTTTCTTGGAAGAAGGTATTATGGGTGTGCAATTAACGTCGTTTTCATCTTTGTATGAACTAGAAACAGAGCAATATAATGTGCTTACAGTATTTCCAGCAGCACTAAAGAAAACACAGTCAGAAATTGCCAACTATCTTAAGCAGTTTAAACTCATTAAAAAATCACCTGAATCTGTAGGTGGTTTCATTTCTATTGGCAGCATTTTCCCTCCTGTTTGGGATTGGCAGCGTTTTTGGAGTTTAACCGCTTTTCTTTCTATTATGTTAGCAGTATTAAACTTATTGCCTATTCCTGCTTTAGATGGGGGTCACGTTATGTTTTTATTATATGAAGTGGTTACTCGCAGAAAGCCTAATGAAAAAGTAATGGAATATGCCCAAACCTTAGGTGTAATATTGTTATTGGGCTTAGTGTTATATGCCAATGGAAACGATATTTTTAAATTACTATCATAG
- a CDS encoding M23 family metallopeptidase, whose protein sequence is MSKDKKKNSFWNRWRFKYRFVILNSENFEERLSFNMSRLNVFLLTCITVTLLMGGTALVIAFSPLREYIPGYTSTDIRRQMVTLNLLSDSLSVELINRERYLQNIKNIIEGRNIDTNQIGVVSLNSTQEDINFEKTPEDSLLREQVEAEEKFNFFGYTNVDNQSIEKLLFFLPVKGLVTGSFNVEDEHYGVDVVTKENELIKSTLNGVVVMSSWTSETGHVIVVQHENNLLSVYKHNSVLLKSQGERVKAGEAIAIIGNSGKWSSGPHLHFELWYNNNPVDPEQYILF, encoded by the coding sequence ATGTCGAAAGATAAAAAAAAGAACTCTTTTTGGAATAGGTGGCGATTCAAATATCGCTTTGTTATTCTCAATAGCGAAAACTTCGAAGAACGCTTATCGTTCAATATGTCGAGGCTAAACGTCTTCTTATTGACCTGTATTACCGTAACTTTATTAATGGGTGGGACTGCTTTGGTTATTGCTTTTAGCCCATTGAGAGAGTATATCCCTGGTTATACGAGCACAGACATAAGGCGACAAATGGTCACCCTTAACCTGTTGTCGGATTCTCTAAGTGTTGAATTAATCAACAGAGAACGCTACCTCCAAAACATCAAAAATATTATCGAAGGTCGCAACATAGACACAAACCAAATAGGGGTAGTGTCGCTCAACTCAACACAAGAAGATATTAATTTTGAAAAAACACCTGAAGATTCTTTGTTGAGAGAGCAGGTGGAGGCAGAAGAAAAGTTTAACTTTTTTGGTTATACAAACGTGGATAATCAAAGTATTGAAAAACTCCTGTTTTTTCTACCTGTAAAAGGTCTTGTTACTGGATCGTTTAATGTTGAAGATGAACACTATGGTGTTGATGTGGTTACTAAAGAAAATGAACTTATTAAAAGTACGCTTAATGGGGTGGTAGTGATGTCTTCTTGGACTTCTGAAACTGGTCACGTCATAGTTGTTCAGCACGAAAACAATCTACTTTCTGTTTATAAACACAACTCTGTCTTGCTAAAGAGTCAGGGTGAGAGAGTTAAGGCTGGAGAAGCTATTGCTATTATTGGAAACTCTGGCAAATGGAGCAGTGGTCCACACCTACACTTTGAATTGTGGTACAACAACAACCCTGTTGACCCTGAACAGTATATCTTATTTTAA
- a CDS encoding GH3 auxin-responsive promoter family protein, with amino-acid sequence MGVKSFFGVLYARVVKQQNKWWIKNPIKSQEKIFNSLMSRASETAFGKEHDFKHIRTYEDFKSKVPVRDYEGLKTYVERALEGEESVLWPGRPLYFCKTSGTTSGTKYIPISKESMPYHLKGAKDAILSFIEETGEAKFLNGKNIFIQGSPELDFSKKSPIGRLSGIVAHHIPWYLQRDNKPSFETNCIEDWETKIEAIIDETLSENMTLISGIPPWVQMYFERLAKRTDKKIKDVFPNYSLFVYGGVNFEPYKNRFLELIGKDVPSVETYPSSEGFIAYQDKQKTEGLLLCVNHGIFYEFIESSQFFEENPKRITLADVEVGKDYVLILNTNAGLWGYNIGDTVRFVSTSPYRLVVSGRIKHFTSAFGEHVIGKEVEEAMREVLKKQGAVVTEFHVAPEVNPKTDLPYHEWFIEFKEPPADEFVFAEDLDEAMQKQNSYYKDLIEGKVLKPLTITKVREGGFHQYMKSEGKLGGQNKPPRLSNNRKLANSLTPFLDDRQ; translated from the coding sequence ATGGGTGTAAAGTCTTTTTTTGGTGTTCTGTATGCTCGTGTTGTAAAACAACAAAACAAGTGGTGGATAAAAAACCCTATAAAATCTCAGGAAAAGATTTTTAACTCCTTAATGTCACGAGCGTCTGAAACGGCTTTCGGAAAAGAACACGATTTCAAACACATTCGCACTTACGAAGATTTTAAATCTAAAGTTCCTGTAAGAGATTATGAGGGTTTAAAGACTTATGTTGAGCGCGCATTGGAAGGAGAAGAAAGCGTTTTATGGCCGGGTCGCCCCTTGTATTTCTGTAAAACATCGGGGACCACCTCTGGCACCAAATACATTCCTATCTCAAAGGAATCTATGCCGTATCATCTGAAGGGTGCAAAGGACGCTATTTTGAGCTTTATTGAAGAAACGGGCGAGGCTAAATTTTTAAATGGTAAAAACATTTTTATACAAGGAAGTCCAGAATTAGATTTTAGTAAAAAATCACCGATAGGGCGTTTGTCTGGTATTGTTGCTCACCATATCCCTTGGTATCTGCAAAGAGATAATAAGCCGTCATTTGAAACCAACTGTATTGAGGATTGGGAAACAAAAATAGAGGCTATTATTGATGAAACCCTTTCTGAAAATATGACTCTGATAAGCGGTATTCCTCCTTGGGTACAGATGTATTTTGAAAGACTTGCTAAACGAACAGACAAAAAAATCAAAGATGTCTTTCCTAATTATAGCTTGTTTGTGTACGGTGGTGTAAACTTTGAGCCTTATAAAAATCGTTTTTTGGAGTTGATAGGAAAAGATGTGCCAAGTGTGGAAACATACCCGTCCTCAGAAGGCTTTATTGCTTATCAAGACAAACAAAAAACTGAGGGTTTGTTGTTGTGTGTTAATCACGGTATTTTTTATGAGTTCATCGAGTCAAGCCAATTTTTTGAAGAAAACCCTAAAAGAATAACTCTAGCAGACGTAGAGGTGGGAAAAGATTATGTTCTTATTTTAAACACCAACGCTGGTTTATGGGGGTATAATATTGGTGATACTGTTCGTTTTGTTTCTACCTCTCCGTACAGGTTGGTGGTAAGTGGTAGAATAAAACACTTTACCTCTGCTTTTGGGGAACACGTTATTGGTAAAGAAGTTGAGGAGGCTATGCGTGAAGTTTTGAAAAAGCAAGGTGCCGTAGTAACCGAGTTCCATGTTGCTCCAGAGGTGAATCCTAAAACAGATTTGCCTTACCACGAATGGTTTATAGAGTTTAAAGAACCTCCTGCCGATGAGTTTGTGTTTGCTGAGGACCTAGACGAAGCTATGCAAAAACAAAACAGCTATTACAAAGACCTCATCGAAGGAAAAGTATTAAAACCATTAACAATAACAAAGGTTCGGGAGGGTGGATTTCATCAATACATGAAGTCCGAAGGTAAATTAGGGGGACAGAATAAGCCGCCTCGTTTGTCAAATAATCGTAAACTTGCAAATAGCTTAACCCCCTTTTTAGATGACCGACAATAA
- a CDS encoding 1-deoxy-D-xylulose-5-phosphate reductoisomerase — MTDNKKHIAILGSTGSIGTQALDVIEANTDLFVVEVLSANSNSDLLIKQALKFNPNAVVIVDETKYQEVFEALSSQDIKVYAGKEALAQVVEMEDIDMVLTALVGYSGLKPTISAIKAKKNIALANKETLVVAGALITDLAKKYGVSIYPVDSEHSAIFQCLVGEFHNPIEKIYLTASGGPFRGWTKDRLLNVTKEQALKHPNWDMGAKITIDSASLMNKGLEVIEAKWLFGLKSEQIDVIVHPQSIIHSIVQFTDGSMKAQMGLPDMKLPIQYALAYPQRIVSDFPRFDFMDYPSLTFEKADTDTFKNLALAYKAMNKGGNMACVLNAANEVVVDAFLKDKIGFLEMSDVIADCMEKSTFVANPTYDDFVSSDEESRVLANALI; from the coding sequence ATGACCGACAATAAAAAACACATCGCCATACTGGGTTCAACCGGCTCAATAGGCACTCAAGCTCTTGATGTAATAGAAGCTAATACGGATTTGTTCGTTGTTGAAGTGCTCAGCGCCAATTCCAATAGCGACTTATTAATAAAACAAGCCCTGAAGTTTAATCCAAACGCTGTTGTTATTGTTGATGAAACAAAATATCAAGAGGTGTTTGAAGCCTTGTCAAGTCAAGACATTAAGGTTTATGCTGGTAAAGAAGCTTTGGCTCAGGTGGTGGAAATGGAGGATATAGACATGGTGTTAACCGCCCTAGTTGGCTATTCTGGATTAAAGCCTACAATAAGTGCCATAAAAGCCAAGAAAAACATTGCTCTTGCCAACAAAGAAACTTTGGTGGTGGCGGGTGCTTTAATTACAGACTTGGCAAAAAAATACGGTGTAAGTATTTATCCTGTTGATTCCGAACACTCAGCAATCTTTCAATGTTTGGTAGGAGAGTTCCACAACCCTATTGAAAAAATATACCTAACTGCTTCAGGCGGTCCGTTCAGGGGGTGGACAAAAGACCGTCTGTTAAATGTTACAAAAGAACAAGCGTTAAAACACCCTAATTGGGATATGGGGGCTAAGATTACGATTGACTCGGCGAGCTTAATGAATAAGGGGCTTGAAGTTATAGAGGCAAAATGGTTGTTTGGTTTAAAAAGCGAACAAATAGATGTTATTGTACACCCGCAGTCCATAATACACTCTATTGTGCAGTTTACAGACGGCTCTATGAAAGCTCAAATGGGTTTGCCAGACATGAAGCTGCCTATACAGTATGCTTTAGCTTACCCGCAAAGGATTGTTTCGGATTTTCCACGTTTCGACTTTATGGACTACCCAAGTTTAACCTTTGAAAAGGCTGACACTGACACTTTCAAAAATTTAGCACTAGCTTATAAAGCGATGAATAAAGGGGGTAATATGGCTTGTGTTCTAAATGCTGCTAACGAAGTTGTTGTAGATGCGTTTTTAAAAGACAAAATAGGCTTTTTAGAAATGTCTGATGTGATTGCCGATTGCATGGAAAAGAGTACTTTTGTGGCGAATCCCACATACGATGACTTTGTGTCGTCAGACGAAGAAAGTCGGGTTTTAGCTAACGCACTAATTTAA